In Manduca sexta isolate Smith_Timp_Sample1 unplaced genomic scaffold, JHU_Msex_v1.0 HiC_scaffold_88, whole genome shotgun sequence, the sequence taattaatcctaCTTTATCActcaataattatgtttcttCAATCCCGTCATACAATGTGACCCGGTTGGGAGTAGTTCGAGGAATTCCTGTTGAGGTTTCCATGGATGACTTCATTAAATACATAGAAGTTCCAGATGGATGTGGTAAAGCAATTAAAGCGAGACGACTCAGCAGAAAGGTAATTACAGATGGTGCTCCTAGTTGGCTACCAACTCAAACTATTGTAATTACATTTCTGTCACAAAAATACCCTCTTACGTATATTACTTCTATAACTCTCTTCCTGtggatatatatatacttcCCACAATTCAATGTCTTAACTGCTGCGGTTTTGGTCACATTAAAACCAATGTCGGTCAAAAACTAGATGTTATAAATGTTCTCTTCCACACCCAGGTGACTCATGCTCGGTGGACATGCAATCTGCTAAATGTACTTCCTGTTCTGGTAGTCATTTTGCCACACACAAAAGCTGTCCTGAACAtgacagacaaaaaaatataaaaatgctcaTGTCTAGGGACATTGTGTCTTACGACATGGCATCCTCCAATTTTAAACCTAATAACTCTTATTCACAAGCTATCAAATCTGCTCCTAATCTATCTTCCCCAATTAATATGCCTTCTCCTTCACCCAATAACTCACCTCCTAAACCTTCTTCATACAATAGAACTACTTTCTCCTCCCCTCGATCCCGAGCCCCATTAGGTAAGAGCTATAATAGAGTGTTACATTCTGATATTACTTCTGATCCTGCCTCTTCACAACCAAATGGCTGCGCTTTGAATACTCCTGTAGATGACTCTCTCCCAGAAAGTAACCTTCTAGAAGGTCTTATAAATCTAGTATTCACTATTATATCCACATATTCTGATTGCTTACCGACCAACGTTgccaataaattacaattaattttttccCTTGTTAACAATGGATCCAATAAAGATTCTTCAGTGGAACAGTAAGAGTATCCGCAataagaatcatgaaatttctcttaTGATTTCTAAATATTCCCCATCTATCCTTGCTATTTCCGAGACTTGGCTTGTCCCTGGCTCTCATTTTCGAGTCCCTGGATTTGCAGGTTTTCGGGATGACAGGGACGATGGCTATGGGGGAAGTGCTTTATTTGTAAGTCAGTCCCTCATTTATACCCAGTTAGCTGTTCCTCCTCATAGTCAAAACTTTAATGTCGTGGCTGTGAGGTGTTTTAACATttcttttgtttctatttacatCCCTCATCCTTCTTCCTTCATATTCCTTGAACTTCGTTCTATTTTATCTTCCTTCCTAGTCCTATGATAATCATGGGCGATTTTAATTGCCACCATACATCATGGGGTCCTATCGGTGTGACCGTGTCTCCTTTCCTCTTCTCGAAATATtggatgattttaatttttgtgttatcAATGATGGGTCTCCTACCCGTCGTGTTTACCCTTCTCAGAATCCAAAGAGTGTTGTAGATTTATCCATTTGTTCTGCATCTCTTGCGTCTCTACTACATTGGGAAATAAGTCCCCACAGTTTTAGCAGTGACCATTTTCCAATTGTTATCTCCGTCCCACTTAATTTTCCTCTTCAAAATCCCTTCTCCCTCTCCTCAAATATCGTTTATCTGGGGCTGATTGGCCATCATATGTAGCATCCCTCGATTcccaattaaatgttatatctgGCAATAGTAATTTACACCCTTTAGATGCATATAATAAATTCGTTGAGGCGATTTCTTCGTCTGCAGACTCTCACATTCCACTTAAAAAGGCAAATCATCCAAAAGTCGCCGCCATGGTGGGATGCAGAGTGCACGAGCATTATTCACCAACGCCACAAagctgaaattaaatataactcttCAATGACGACAGAgaatttcatttcttttcaaCAAATGTCGGCCCGTTCCCGCAGATTATTATCCCTCCCCCTAGCATCCCTATTTTCGTTTGAAGAATTGCAATTGTCTTTAGACGGCCTTGTCGACTCATCTCCTGGGCTTGATGGCATTCCCTATTCGTTCTTGACAAGAGCTAACGATAACTGCAAACAGTTTTACCTAAAACTGATTAATCATTTTGAAACTGGTGTTGTTCCCGATGCATggaaaacacaaattattattcctCTTCTCAAACCAGGTAAAAATCCTCTTCACTCTTCTTCATATAGACCCATAGCCCTCTCCtctatattacttaaaatttcagAACATCTGCTCAAACATCGATTGGATTGGTTCATGGAGCACTCAGGCAAATTGTCAGATACGCAGTTTGGATTCAGGAAAGGCATGAGTACTCTAGACAGTCTTAGCATTCTTACAACTGATATTTACCGCTCTTTCCAAAACAAAGAAGTACTTTTAGGTGTCTTTTTAGACATCACTTCTGCATATGATAATGTTCTTCTTCCGGTTCTCAGAGAAAAACTTCTAAAGCTGAGTGTCCCTGAGAAGATggtacatttcatatttaatttgatgacgAGCAGATCAGtggtaattaaaatcaataacacaTTCTTACCCCTAGAACTGTCTGGAAAGGCCTACCTCAAGGTTCAGTACTGAGTCCTCTGCTTTACAACATTTATACTTATGATCTGGATGTAGTGGTGAACAGTTACTGTCAAGTCCTACAATACGCAGATGACCTCGTACTTTACTCATCTTCCAAATTTATTCACTGTGTAGAATCTGACTTAAACCAGGCACTAGCATATCTGGGTGATTGGTTAAATGTTCATGGTCTCACCCTATCAACATCAAAATGCAATTCTGTGCTgtttacaaaaagaaatattccCCTGTTAAAATCCTTATTGATGACGAAGTCATTACTCAGGTCTATCAAACTAAATTTCTAGGCATTATACTAGATTCGAGGATGACTGGTATCCCCATTGCCTTTACATTTcccaaaaatgtgaaaaatgaTTAACATCTTGCGTTCCCTGTCTGGAGTTTGGTGGGGGTCACATCCTTACTCTCAAAAATTGCTATACAATGCAATTATCAGAAGTCACCTGGATTACGGCTGTTTTCTGCTAGACCATTGTAATAAGGCAGGTTTGAATAGTTTGGATAAAATACAAGCTAGATGTTTACGTATAATTATGGGGGCTATGAAATCTACTCCTATCAATGCCATGCAAGTGGAGTGCGTTGAACCCCCCCTTCATATCCGTCGCCAGTACCTGTGTGacagatttttctttaaaattgttcAATCTTCTTCTCACCCTCTTTTAGATAAACTTAGAACTCTTTCACAGTCACTTCCAAGTAATCCACGGTCCATGCCTTGTCTTCTTCTTAGTTTCCGCAGTTTTTCTCAATTATCTTGCCCAACGTTCCAATCCTCACTTAGTCCTTTGTACTCCCTTCCTTATAAGGCCCTAATTTTTAAACCCTCTGTCCTTCTCAATTTCGGCATAAATAAAGGTACAATCGAggcaaacattgtttttaatgagatattgaattcaaaatggGAGGGTTGGTTACCAATGTTTTGCGATGCCTCTAAATTATCAGATGACGCGTGCGTGGGTTCGGCTGTTTGGATTCCTAATTCACGCATCatactttcttttaaatctCCTCCCTGCACCTCTGTATTTACAGGGGAATCTATAGCAATACTTGAAGCTGTTCGATTTGCCCAATCGCATAAATTagataaatctataatttttccGACTCTTTAAGTAGTCTTCAGGCCATAATGTCCAATCCGTTCCGCTCCAAATCTAAATTCCCTATTACCTTGAAAATAAGACAGACATTGTTTGAGTGTGCTCTACATAACCTTAAAATAGTACTGGCCTGGATTCCGGGTCATGAAGGGATTCATGGCAATGAAACTGTGGACTCCTGTGCAAAATTTGCGACTCAGAGTGGTTCCTTGGAATACTACAATTACTTCTGCCAAGACTTATGTCTTTTGTCCCTTACTCGACTAACTCGCACATGGAATGAGCAGTGGCGGGTATCTAAATCGGTGAAGGGAAAATACTATGGAGACATTGTTCCAGATATCCCAGTCAAACCATGGTTTTCAAGTTCCGTCAATTGGACAAAACTGCTATTTCCACAATCTGTCGTCTTCGTTTCGGCCATGCATGCACCCCGATTCATCTGGCAAAATTAAGGGTTAGAGACCATTCACTTTGTGAATGTGGCTTGGAGGAAGGAAGCGCCGatcatttattctttaattGTCCCAAATTACGATATCCCCTATATAATATTCTTCCTGATAACGTCTCCCGCCCCACTAGTTTCAAGTGTATCCTCTCCTTGGTAGACTCTCCCTTTGTTAGACAGCtatgtaaatttatagaaattaacaaaataaagttataacataGGTAACTGTCTAAGTCTAAAGTCCTTTCTAACTTTTTAGTCATAAGTGTCAGATGTTTCTGTACGTTTAGTTATATCTAATGCAtgtggtgttatttatttattggtttaaaataatatttctatgcgTGATGTCTACTTATCATATACATGTTGTTGTAGATCACTAACATTTGGGGAAAACATCAATTCAATacgtttccatatatattataattctctttgttcaATACGCTACGAGGGAAAAAAAGAGAGTCAACTGTCACTCAAGAACTGTCTTAACGTAGTGGTTATATTCTCTATGGAACTGTCAAATCCCCTTCGTTTATCTTCTCCCATTAACAAAAGTCTTCATCATAAAGACATTCAACTTTAATACCCAGATTAATACCTCAGTAATCTGCAGTCTGAAACAACGTGACATTGGCGGAATAGCTTCATAATCAAGCTCGTCGCCAGTAatcaaagaagaagaagaagaagattattttgtttgtagcTAAAATTATTCAAACCTGTTTATACTTTAGTAAAAAAGAATAACTATGCTCCcattgttgtaaataaaataagttatcaatATGGACTTAGACCCGACACCCGAGGCCTTGCAaagaaagttatattttttactagagCAATTACAAGACATGGCTAGAGAACTCCCTCCGtaagtatattaatacaaaaaagaaacttTCGATATACGTTATCCTACGTCTTTATCCATAAGTAAAATACACTGTGTCGTGAAGGTCTTAAAAAAATCCATACCCAAAACTCAAAGTTTTggtctaaataaattatttttatttattattcttataccaAATGTAGTAAggcaaattttacaaatattatgtttaacatatacatatttaaatttggtaGAATTTCCACCCTGGAAAATCACTCTTCTTACTCAATcacaaattttcataaaattgaaaaaaacatAGGTCCTAAGTTATAACCTCTATGTCTATATTACCTGCACATATTATTGTTGTTTggtttataatcataatttgaGTAGAATATAATAGTGGTACCTGCTCAGATGGACCCTCATGTTCAAAAGCCTTACTacttaatagttattataacttttagaaAAAGAATGTTGTTTTCTATCATCTGCATTCTggttatttgcattttttttgttaattaattttgttcactaatttcatttgttttattgataaaaaaaaatattgtagtattttttttttattttaacattagaattaatttatttaattattaagccATTTCAATAATTCACAACATAATTTATGAACTATTTCAACCTTTCACAGGAAATATCAGATGAGGGTCCCCATTGAACTTCTGTCTGGCCTAGCTAACTGTCTGCTTAATGACACAGTTTTTGAAATAGTTAAAGGCCTTATGGAAATTCAACATGTTACAGAAAAACACTTGTTTCAGCAAAGGTTGCAAGTTATTAATGAAAAcacatgtaagtatttttacagGACTTCTccacttgtaatttttttgtaagcaATTGACAATTTAACTATTGGATTGATGTGAAAAGCaaggtacttaatttataacACTGTGTCCCTAGTCTCATGCCAGATTCTTTTGGCCTTAGAGTTGATGTTGGCTTTCGCTAATGCGCTTTACAGCTTTTGTTTTGATGATACGGCATGATTACATTACTATAGCAAAGCCTGCTTGTGGTGCATTAAATGTGTGTGTAGCTGGCGAGCGTTGCACAACCAGACTTGCAGTCTGCGCACATGCAGCTTGCAAtcctttcgcatttataaaggCATTCTGTTGATTTGGATGCGCCCTAACATATTTTGTGTGGGTTTGAATCTATCAAAGTGAGACACACAAGGAAGGCTGGCAAAACGTCAtaaaatgacaatataaaaatctgccaataatttttttttacctacatGATAGTAGGGAGTAAaggaaaaatatgtatgtttctaAACCAAAATGATACTGGTTCTGGTGGACCTTTTTATTCtcagagaaagtgcattaccACCATTACTACTGGAAGGCCTTTGCGTGGTGCAACTGGACACTTATGTTgaggtcaccgtgccttacggacCCTATCAATAtaatctgcctacattgataggtgaagtcaaaccaacattttagttctttactatcaaaccagataaattttcgtggacccccacTTAAGAATTGTGAACTCCCATTTTTTGGttacgccaacgtagacccccgtcaagtctcccgtaGACCCCTGAGGGTCCACACTCCACACTGTCCCCTTTGGGAATCAGTGGTGTAGGTGGTTCACCTAAATTAATACTTCAGTATTTAGCTACTCTGGAATCTAAAAACTACGTGATACGAAGTTGTAACACAGTTATTTAAGATGTACCTATATTGCAGTAATTGTTTCCCGCCTTTTGTGTGCAATGACTAATGATCGACTCAAGCGCATGGTTAAAGTCGGCAACCGGTTATGATCACTTGCCATCAACTAACGCTTCCTTGTTTGCTTGCCTTCGGCGATAACGATGCCACATGCATACAGGTGCTTTATATAAAAGGACTATTAACTTTTGCtcgtaatttcattttaataaagttcgTTCCCTGGATTAagtataagttttaatattattataaagcactAAAAGTCAGAAGTCAGAACATTTTCGAAATAGTATGAGTACTGTTCAAGACGTGCCCttacattcaaatttataatagataaattttgtattaccaTTGTCATAAGCTTAAatcatatttgaattttgtctTTTGTagtagaaatacaaaatatgatcAACACTGTAATGGATCCAGAACAGCAGCAACTTCAACAGACTATACTGTTGGTACGACATAAAGAGCGACTAAAGCAGACCGATATGAAGTTGGTCCTGCAACTCGATCAAAAGGTATGTGAGTTTATCTCAATCTGTTTAGGACTAATATATTTGGATGGGATATTAAGAGCTATGGTAAAGCATTGATGTTGATAGGATTGGGAGTCGCCTCTGAGCTAAGACAATATATAAAGTAAGCGCCTTATATCTTTCTTTTCCGCCAACATATAAGATCAAATGCTCACATTCATAAAAACTTGTATTTGGCAGATTGTAAACAGACAATGTGCG encodes:
- the LOC119193672 gene encoding gonadal protein gdl-like, with amino-acid sequence MDLDPTPEALQRKLYFLLEQLQDMARELPPKYQMRVPIELLSGLANCLLNDTVFEIVKGLMEIQHVTEKHLFQQRLQVINENTLEIQNMINTVMDPEQQQLQQTILLVRHKERLKQTDMKLVLQLDQKVCEFISICLGLIYLDGILRAMVKH